In a genomic window of Halobiforma lacisalsi AJ5:
- the glmU gene encoding bifunctional sugar-1-phosphate nucleotidylyltransferase/acetyltransferase, translating into MKAVVLAAGKGTRIRPLSETVPKPMLPVADRPLAAHAVDAAIGAGADEVVLVVGYEADVVRNYFGDSYRDVPVSYAVQTEQNGTADAVDAVRRAGLLEGPFAVLNGDNLYDPAAIERLFERAPAVGAVEVENPRNYGVLSTDDGTISGIVEKPDDPPTNLANAGAYAFPAKAREWLEVPASERGEREITDVLARVIEEFAVTPVTVDRWMDVGRPWELLEANEWKIRELDRRIDGEVSDSAHLEGDVVVEAGATVKPGVVIEGPALIRSGATVGPNAYVRGATLIGENASVGNAVEIKNSVLSAGTSVSHLSYVGDSVLGRDVNFGAGTTVANLRHDDADVKFTVKGDRVSTGRRKFGVVAGDGVKTGINTSLTPGLRLDAGATTRPGETVDRDR; encoded by the coding sequence ATGAAAGCTGTCGTTCTCGCGGCGGGTAAGGGAACGCGGATTCGACCGCTCTCGGAAACCGTGCCGAAACCGATGCTGCCGGTCGCCGACCGGCCGCTGGCCGCCCACGCCGTCGACGCGGCGATCGGTGCCGGGGCCGACGAGGTCGTCCTCGTCGTCGGGTACGAGGCCGACGTCGTCCGGAACTACTTCGGCGACTCGTACCGCGACGTCCCCGTGTCCTACGCCGTCCAGACCGAACAGAACGGGACGGCGGACGCCGTCGACGCGGTCCGCAGAGCAGGGCTGCTCGAGGGACCGTTCGCCGTCCTCAACGGCGACAACCTCTACGACCCCGCGGCGATCGAACGGCTCTTCGAGCGGGCGCCGGCGGTCGGTGCCGTCGAAGTCGAGAATCCCCGCAACTACGGCGTGCTCAGCACCGACGACGGGACGATATCGGGTATCGTCGAGAAACCCGACGATCCGCCGACGAACCTCGCGAACGCGGGCGCGTACGCCTTCCCCGCGAAGGCCCGCGAGTGGCTCGAGGTGCCGGCAAGCGAACGCGGCGAACGCGAGATCACGGACGTACTCGCGCGGGTCATCGAGGAGTTCGCCGTCACGCCTGTCACCGTCGATCGCTGGATGGACGTCGGCCGCCCCTGGGAACTGCTCGAGGCCAACGAGTGGAAGATCCGCGAACTCGACCGGCGGATCGACGGCGAGGTGAGCGACTCGGCCCACCTCGAGGGCGACGTGGTCGTCGAGGCGGGCGCGACGGTGAAACCGGGCGTCGTGATCGAGGGGCCGGCGCTGATCCGGTCGGGCGCGACGGTCGGGCCCAACGCCTACGTCAGGGGTGCGACGCTGATCGGCGAGAACGCGTCGGTCGGCAACGCCGTCGAGATCAAAAACAGCGTCCTCTCGGCGGGGACGTCGGTCAGCCACCTCTCGTACGTCGGGGATAGCGTCCTCGGTCGCGACGTCAACTTCGGCGCGGGGACGACCGTCGCGAACCTCCGCCACGACGACGCGGACGTGAAGTTCACCGTGAAAGGCGACCGCGTTTCGACCGGCCGCCGGAAGTTCGGCGTCGTCGCCGGCGACGGCGTCAAGACGGGGATCAACACCAGTCTTACGCCCGGCCTGCGACTCGACGCCGGGGCGACGACGCGTCCGGGCGAGACGGTCGACCGGGATCGGTAG
- a CDS encoding DUF7563 family protein, which yields MSTEPSDAKWTPMTSREQTSAPRCVNCGNQVTRQFARVFGDNRDVVHACPECATYREMKTSDFIPKEAR from the coding sequence ATGTCGACGGAACCATCCGACGCCAAGTGGACGCCGATGACGTCTCGAGAACAGACGAGCGCCCCCCGGTGTGTCAACTGCGGGAACCAGGTCACGCGACAGTTCGCCAGGGTCTTCGGGGACAATCGCGACGTCGTTCACGCCTGTCCGGAGTGTGCGACCTACCGCGAGATGAAGACCTCCGACTTCATTCCCAAGGAAGCCCGATAA
- the glmM gene encoding phosphoglucosamine mutase, with the protein MFGTSGIRGTVGEDVTAALALSVGRAVASEGYDTVVVGRDVRESGSVLVDAVAAGLRECGADVVEVGVESTPTIARSIAALEADAGVVVTASHNPATDNGIKLWTPSGKAFGPEQREAIERRVREDDYDLARWDGLGDRREHGRARNAHAERIADAVSLERTPSVVVDLGNGAGAVTPDVLDDLGCDVQTLNGQPDGSFPGRPSEPTAETLETLSTVVANTDAELGIAHDGDADRTLAVDETGTFVPKDALLALFARAAVREHGERGVDVAAPVDTSLAVDDAVADVGASVIRTRVGDVYVAERTTDEGVVFGGEPSGAWIWPEESRCPDGPLAAAKLVELVANRGSLSELVGEIEQYPIRRTSLEVDDKAAVVTAVRSRLTDRYDEVDTLDGVRVETEDGWFLVRASGTEPLVRITAEARSEAAVDRVFDEASEAVEEAIDRVAAGG; encoded by the coding sequence ATGTTCGGAACCAGCGGGATTCGCGGAACCGTCGGCGAAGACGTGACGGCAGCCCTCGCACTGTCCGTCGGGCGGGCAGTCGCCTCCGAGGGGTACGACACCGTCGTCGTCGGGCGGGACGTCCGCGAGAGCGGATCCGTCCTCGTCGACGCCGTCGCGGCCGGCCTCCGGGAGTGTGGCGCGGACGTCGTCGAGGTCGGCGTCGAGTCGACCCCGACGATCGCACGCTCGATCGCGGCGCTCGAGGCCGACGCTGGGGTCGTGGTCACGGCCTCGCACAACCCGGCGACGGACAACGGGATCAAACTCTGGACGCCGTCCGGGAAGGCGTTCGGCCCCGAGCAGCGGGAGGCGATCGAACGCCGCGTTCGCGAGGACGACTACGACCTCGCACGGTGGGACGGGCTCGGCGACCGCCGGGAGCACGGCCGCGCGCGGAACGCTCACGCCGAACGGATCGCCGACGCGGTCTCGCTCGAGCGGACGCCCTCGGTCGTCGTCGACCTCGGCAACGGGGCCGGTGCGGTCACCCCCGACGTACTGGACGACCTGGGCTGTGACGTCCAGACGCTGAACGGACAGCCCGACGGCTCCTTCCCGGGGCGGCCCAGCGAACCGACCGCCGAAACGCTCGAGACGCTGTCGACGGTCGTCGCCAACACCGACGCTGAGTTGGGGATCGCCCACGACGGCGACGCCGATCGAACCCTCGCGGTCGACGAGACGGGGACGTTCGTCCCCAAGGACGCGTTGCTTGCCCTGTTCGCTCGAGCGGCGGTCCGCGAGCACGGCGAGCGAGGGGTCGACGTCGCCGCGCCCGTCGACACGAGCCTGGCGGTCGACGACGCGGTGGCGGACGTCGGCGCGTCCGTGATCCGGACCAGGGTCGGGGACGTTTACGTCGCGGAGCGGACGACCGACGAGGGAGTCGTCTTCGGCGGCGAGCCGAGCGGGGCCTGGATCTGGCCCGAGGAGAGTCGCTGTCCCGACGGCCCGCTCGCGGCGGCGAAACTGGTCGAACTGGTCGCGAACCGGGGTTCGCTGTCGGAGCTGGTCGGCGAGATCGAGCAGTACCCGATCCGGCGGACGTCGCTCGAGGTCGACGACAAGGCGGCGGTCGTGACGGCGGTTCGCTCCCGCCTGACCGACCGATACGACGAGGTCGACACGCTGGACGGCGTTCGTGTCGAAACGGAGGACGGCTGGTTCCTGGTTCGCGCCAGCGGGACCGAACCCCTCGTTCGGATCACGGCTGAGGCCCGATCGGAGGCGGCCGTCGATCGGGTGTTCGACGAGGCGAGCGAGGCGGTCGAGGAAGCGATCGATCGGGTCGCAGCGGGCGGGTGA
- a CDS encoding MarR family transcriptional regulator encodes MSATDRDSESDVDEAESGTRTEPDPDLEHEPDLDPNPNAEAAVTDLPPSAKLVYKVLEYEGSLTQEEIAGESRLCSRTVRYALDKLEGQELVASRVCLEDARQSKYWIPE; translated from the coding sequence ATGAGCGCTACCGACCGCGATTCCGAGTCCGACGTCGACGAGGCCGAGTCCGGGACCCGAACCGAACCCGACCCGGACCTCGAGCACGAACCCGATCTCGATCCGAACCCGAACGCCGAAGCCGCCGTCACCGACCTCCCGCCCAGCGCCAAACTCGTCTACAAGGTTCTCGAGTACGAGGGATCGCTGACCCAGGAGGAAATCGCCGGCGAGTCACGGCTCTGTTCCCGGACCGTCCGGTACGCGCTCGACAAACTCGAGGGCCAGGAACTGGTCGCCAGCCGTGTCTGTCTCGAGGATGCACGCCAGTCGAAGTACTGGATTCCCGAGTGA
- a CDS encoding lipid II:glycine glycyltransferase FemX, giving the protein MSIEVTTLDPWTDADEWNRYVERSDGTNPFFRAEALRLQADDTGTTPHLLVGFKGQEAVGLLPIFEYNRGPITGAFSPAPRSWSCYLGPATLNVAKLKRRKADRRVRRFLEGAIEWIAREISPVYTKIVAAEFEDVRPFVWNDFDVQPGYTYVVDLAGAGDEEELAKRFSSDARSNVRNADEDAYVVEEGDNEDVGEIVDQVARRYESQGQSFHLSPEFARAAHATLPDGSIRPYVCRVDGDTVGGILVVESDTTRYRWQGGVKPDVSVDLAINDLLDWHVMRDGLRDGLERYDLVGAGVPSINRYKAKFNPGLETNYTITSGAFGLDLLVDRYRKLR; this is encoded by the coding sequence ATGAGTATCGAAGTCACGACGCTCGATCCGTGGACCGACGCCGACGAGTGGAACCGGTACGTCGAACGCTCCGACGGGACGAACCCGTTTTTTCGCGCCGAGGCGCTGCGACTGCAGGCCGACGATACCGGGACGACGCCGCACCTGCTCGTCGGATTCAAGGGTCAGGAAGCCGTCGGCCTCCTGCCGATCTTCGAGTACAATCGCGGTCCCATTACCGGCGCGTTCTCCCCGGCGCCCCGGTCGTGGTCCTGTTATCTCGGTCCCGCGACGCTGAACGTCGCCAAACTGAAACGACGCAAGGCCGACCGGCGAGTCAGGCGCTTCCTCGAGGGGGCGATCGAGTGGATCGCGCGGGAAATCTCACCGGTCTACACCAAGATCGTGGCCGCGGAGTTCGAGGACGTGCGGCCGTTCGTCTGGAACGACTTCGACGTCCAGCCAGGGTACACGTACGTCGTCGACCTCGCCGGCGCCGGCGACGAGGAGGAACTGGCGAAGCGGTTCAGCAGCGACGCCCGGAGCAACGTGCGCAACGCCGACGAGGACGCGTACGTCGTCGAGGAAGGGGATAACGAGGACGTGGGTGAGATCGTCGACCAGGTCGCCCGGCGGTACGAGAGTCAGGGCCAGTCGTTCCACCTGAGTCCGGAGTTCGCCCGGGCGGCCCACGCGACGCTGCCGGACGGGTCGATCCGCCCCTACGTCTGTCGCGTCGACGGCGACACCGTCGGTGGCATCCTGGTGGTCGAGTCGGACACCACCCGGTATCGGTGGCAGGGCGGGGTCAAGCCCGACGTCTCCGTCGATCTGGCGATCAACGACCTGCTCGACTGGCACGTGATGCGCGACGGGCTCCGGGACGGGCTCGAGCGATACGACCTCGTCGGGGCCGGCGTCCCGAGCATCAACCGGTACAAGGCGAAGTTCAATCCGGGGCTCGAGACGAATTACACGATCACCTCGGGCGCGTTCGGCCTGGATCTGCTCGTCGACCGGTATCGGAAACTGCGGTAG
- a CDS encoding alkaline phosphatase family protein yields MTETTGDTDLELLVVGLDAGCRPVLEPLFDSGAVPTLRQLIESGTDGPLESQIPPWTASAWPSLYTGKNPGKHGVYDFLAFDGYDWDVVNATHVRERPVWELLSEHGYTSVVVNLPVTHPARPFDGALIPGMTAPEDPDCHPQGVLEDVEIACGGYRIYPQSGPEANGSIESYERTAEKRGKAFRYLCRRMEPEFGFLQFQITDSVFHERPGDGKAIRAVYEAVDRQIERTLEETEPDNVLIVSDHGMGEVTGHEFRINEFLRDGGYLTGTEDGGGMPNWSKSWENDLLEGEEAGEHGESLPEKALNVAARFGLTTQRVAAALDRVGLKEPIGRRVPNDLIRAASEGVDFPESRVYMRSKSELGLRINLEGREPDGRVPESEYERVREEVIDELSAVRTPDGEPMFDAVVPRETYFEGPHVDKAPDIVTVPADFDNALVADLGTEQFGEPMEPWNHKRTGIVAARGPAFDEDVPLEDAGATIFDVAPTICALFDVPIDAAMDGRPLPIVDPGAEAEYPAYEPEPVTATDDRVVEDRLSDLGYL; encoded by the coding sequence ATGACGGAGACGACCGGCGACACCGACCTCGAATTGCTCGTCGTCGGACTCGACGCCGGCTGTCGGCCCGTGCTCGAGCCGCTGTTCGACTCGGGGGCGGTGCCGACGCTACGGCAGTTGATCGAGTCCGGCACGGACGGGCCGCTCGAGTCACAGATCCCGCCGTGGACGGCGAGCGCCTGGCCGTCGCTGTACACCGGGAAGAACCCCGGAAAACACGGCGTCTACGACTTCCTCGCGTTCGACGGCTACGACTGGGACGTGGTGAACGCGACGCACGTTCGGGAACGGCCCGTGTGGGAACTGTTGAGCGAACACGGCTACACGAGCGTCGTCGTCAATCTCCCGGTCACCCACCCCGCGAGGCCGTTCGACGGTGCGTTGATCCCCGGAATGACCGCACCCGAGGACCCCGACTGTCACCCCCAGGGAGTCCTCGAGGACGTCGAAATCGCCTGCGGCGGCTACCGGATCTATCCCCAGAGCGGTCCGGAGGCGAACGGGTCGATCGAGTCCTACGAGCGCACCGCCGAGAAACGCGGGAAGGCGTTTCGCTACCTCTGTCGGCGGATGGAGCCGGAGTTCGGCTTTCTGCAGTTCCAGATCACCGACTCCGTCTTCCACGAACGGCCCGGCGACGGGAAGGCGATCCGGGCCGTCTACGAGGCGGTCGACCGACAGATCGAACGGACGCTCGAGGAGACCGAGCCCGACAACGTCCTGATCGTCAGCGACCACGGGATGGGAGAGGTGACGGGCCACGAGTTCCGGATCAACGAGTTCCTGCGCGATGGTGGCTACCTGACCGGCACCGAGGACGGCGGCGGGATGCCCAACTGGTCGAAGAGCTGGGAGAACGACCTCCTCGAGGGCGAGGAGGCCGGCGAACACGGGGAGAGCCTGCCGGAAAAAGCGTTGAACGTCGCTGCCCGGTTCGGACTTACCACCCAGCGCGTGGCCGCCGCGCTCGATCGCGTCGGCCTCAAGGAGCCGATCGGCAGGCGCGTCCCGAACGACCTCATCCGGGCCGCGAGCGAAGGGGTCGACTTCCCCGAGTCGCGTGTCTACATGCGCTCGAAGAGCGAACTCGGGCTCCGGATCAATCTCGAGGGCCGGGAACCCGACGGACGGGTGCCCGAATCCGAGTACGAACGGGTCCGCGAGGAAGTGATCGACGAACTATCGGCGGTCCGGACGCCCGACGGCGAGCCGATGTTCGACGCCGTCGTGCCCCGCGAGACGTACTTCGAGGGACCCCACGTCGACAAGGCACCCGACATCGTGACGGTGCCCGCCGACTTCGACAACGCCCTCGTCGCCGACCTCGGCACGGAGCAGTTCGGCGAACCGATGGAGCCGTGGAACCACAAGCGAACCGGCATCGTCGCCGCGAGGGGACCGGCCTTCGACGAGGACGTCCCGCTCGAGGACGCCGGGGCGACGATCTTCGACGTCGCGCCGACGATCTGTGCGCTGTTCGACGTGCCGATCGACGCGGCGATGGACGGCCGGCCGCTGCCGATCGTCGATCCGGGAGCTGAAGCGGAGTACCCCGCTTACGAGCCGGAGCCGGTGACCGCGACCGACGACCGCGTCGTCGAGGACCGCCTCTCCGATCTCGGCTACCTCTAA
- a CDS encoding DegT/DnrJ/EryC1/StrS family aminotransferase encodes MIDDVPSLTVEALSRRRHGRAAGLDSFFDRHARAFAYYGSGKVALRDGLAGVLEPGGNVLLPAYLPDGVVEPLYELGLEPRYYAVQPTLAPDFADLERRADDDTGAVVSVDYFGFPQPGLEEVAAIAADRGWYHVDDNAHAPISRFEGRLLGTLGDLGITSLWKLLPVPNGAILYLTGDDVHAGYEPSDLAGVRDGIGPADCRFVLKSFVGDVLESNAMLRRSVEAILSERGDGDAPAVGGPKARYERSKVRMSKLSMRIVEDSDPEKIRTARRANYRAWLDVLGERADLEPVYDSLPRGICPQAFPVRAARPDAFLTELETAGVGGHTWPRLSDEVLEDPEYETATRLSREIVTLPVHQEIEPGRIAALGDRLRR; translated from the coding sequence ATGATCGACGACGTACCGTCGCTGACCGTCGAGGCGCTATCGCGACGCCGCCACGGCCGGGCCGCCGGCCTCGACTCGTTTTTCGATCGCCACGCGCGGGCGTTCGCCTACTACGGGTCTGGTAAGGTCGCGCTTCGGGACGGGCTGGCCGGGGTACTCGAGCCCGGAGGGAACGTCCTCCTCCCGGCGTACCTGCCGGACGGCGTCGTCGAACCGCTGTACGAACTCGGTCTCGAGCCGCGGTACTACGCCGTCCAGCCGACGCTCGCGCCCGACTTCGCTGACCTCGAGCGCCGCGCCGACGACGATACGGGGGCGGTCGTATCCGTCGACTACTTCGGGTTCCCCCAGCCCGGCCTCGAGGAGGTGGCGGCGATCGCCGCCGACCGCGGCTGGTACCACGTCGACGACAACGCACACGCACCGATCAGCCGCTTCGAGGGACGGCTCCTCGGTACCCTCGGCGACCTCGGGATCACGAGTCTCTGGAAGCTCCTGCCGGTCCCGAACGGGGCGATCCTCTATCTCACCGGCGACGACGTGCATGCGGGGTACGAGCCCTCCGACCTCGCGGGCGTTCGTGACGGAATCGGCCCCGCCGACTGTCGGTTCGTCCTCAAGTCGTTCGTCGGCGACGTCCTCGAGTCGAACGCGATGCTCAGACGCTCGGTCGAGGCTATTCTGTCCGAACGAGGGGACGGCGACGCACCGGCGGTCGGCGGCCCGAAGGCCCGGTACGAGCGTTCGAAAGTACGGATGTCGAAGCTCTCGATGCGGATCGTCGAGGATTCCGACCCCGAGAAGATACGAACCGCTCGCCGGGCGAACTACCGCGCGTGGCTGGACGTTCTCGGCGAGCGAGCCGACCTCGAGCCGGTCTACGACTCGCTGCCGCGAGGGATCTGCCCGCAGGCGTTTCCGGTCCGGGCCGCCCGTCCGGACGCGTTCCTCACGGAACTCGAGACCGCCGGGGTCGGGGGCCACACCTGGCCGCGACTCTCGGACGAGGTCCTCGAGGATCCGGAGTACGAGACGGCGACACGGCTCTCCCGTGAGATCGTCACGCTTCCCGTTCACCAGGAAATCGAACCGGGGAGGATCGCGGCCCTCGGCGACCGACTGCGCCGGTAG
- a CDS encoding ATP-binding protein gives MSDDGDQQREILVGETDDGDDLYLPVVELLTGRGFVTGKSGSGKSNTASVIAEELLEAGFPLLIVDTDGEYYGLKEEYEMLHAGADEECDIQIGPEHAEQMAELALEENVPIILDVSGYLDEDVADELLRKIARQLFVKEKKLKKPFLLVVEEVHEYIPEGGGVGETGNLLIKISKRGRKHGLGILGISQRPADVKKDFITQANWLVWHRLTWNNDTKVVGRIIDTEYSELVSDLNDGQAFVQTDWTDVEVRKVQFRRKRTFDAGATPGLDDFERPDLKSVSDSLVGDLEKISERKEREQDRINELENELEKKEKRIETLEDELESARDVSSAARQMADALTRPETFQTQLPDESAAGAGAGPGSEDVRQLHEEIVDLETERDELEEKLADREDRIEKLELQVESRADAMERLREENERLRERVRRLKERLDSGSGSGSDPVPDPDTGSATDSESAAEADDAIVQAGGDPVEFGYTDPGSAPDGESAETDIRTAGAESAGATAGSGGDDGTAVDGDSGLVVATDQESLADRLASTPLGERLEAASERSQCSVETAGQVLGVLARDEPLETEAIAERVERSPVAVQGLLSELRTESVLDRRDERSYLLEDDVRSTLLSVEND, from the coding sequence GTGAGCGACGACGGCGACCAACAGCGCGAGATCCTCGTCGGCGAGACCGACGACGGCGACGACCTCTACCTGCCGGTCGTCGAGTTGCTGACCGGGCGCGGCTTCGTGACCGGCAAGTCGGGGTCGGGGAAGTCCAACACCGCCTCCGTCATCGCGGAGGAACTGCTCGAGGCCGGCTTTCCCCTGCTGATCGTCGACACCGACGGCGAGTACTACGGGCTGAAAGAGGAGTACGAGATGCTCCACGCCGGGGCCGACGAGGAGTGTGACATCCAGATCGGGCCCGAACACGCCGAACAGATGGCCGAACTCGCCCTGGAGGAGAACGTCCCGATCATCCTGGACGTCTCCGGCTATCTCGACGAAGACGTCGCGGACGAACTGTTGCGCAAGATCGCCCGCCAGCTGTTCGTCAAGGAGAAGAAGCTCAAGAAGCCGTTCCTGCTGGTCGTCGAGGAGGTCCACGAGTACATCCCCGAGGGCGGTGGCGTCGGCGAGACCGGGAATCTGCTGATCAAGATCAGCAAGCGCGGCCGGAAACACGGGTTGGGCATCCTGGGGATCAGCCAGCGGCCCGCCGACGTCAAGAAGGACTTCATCACCCAGGCCAACTGGCTGGTCTGGCACCGGCTGACCTGGAACAACGACACGAAGGTCGTCGGCCGGATCATCGACACCGAGTACTCTGAACTGGTTTCCGACCTGAACGACGGCCAGGCGTTCGTCCAGACCGACTGGACGGATGTCGAAGTTCGCAAGGTGCAGTTCCGCCGCAAGCGGACCTTCGACGCCGGTGCGACCCCCGGCCTGGACGACTTCGAGCGACCAGACCTCAAGTCGGTCTCGGACTCCCTCGTCGGCGACCTCGAGAAGATTTCCGAACGGAAGGAACGCGAACAGGACCGCATCAACGAACTCGAGAACGAACTCGAGAAGAAGGAGAAACGGATCGAGACCCTGGAGGACGAACTCGAGTCGGCCCGCGATGTCTCCTCGGCGGCGAGACAGATGGCCGACGCGCTGACGCGGCCGGAGACGTTCCAGACGCAGTTGCCCGACGAGAGCGCGGCCGGTGCCGGGGCCGGGCCCGGTAGCGAGGACGTCCGTCAGCTTCACGAAGAGATCGTCGACCTCGAGACCGAACGGGACGAACTCGAGGAGAAGCTGGCGGATCGAGAGGACCGTATCGAGAAGCTCGAACTGCAGGTCGAGTCCCGTGCCGACGCGATGGAACGGCTCCGCGAGGAGAACGAGCGGCTGCGGGAGCGGGTCCGGAGACTCAAAGAGCGGCTCGATTCCGGTTCCGGTTCCGGTTCCGATCCCGTCCCCGATCCCGATACCGGCTCGGCTACCGACTCCGAAAGCGCCGCCGAGGCCGACGACGCGATCGTCCAGGCCGGCGGCGATCCGGTGGAGTTCGGCTACACGGACCCGGGATCGGCTCCGGACGGCGAGTCGGCCGAGACCGACATACGAACGGCCGGTGCGGAGTCGGCCGGGGCCACAGCCGGGTCGGGGGGCGACGACGGCACGGCGGTCGACGGCGACTCCGGACTCGTCGTCGCGACCGACCAGGAATCGCTGGCGGATCGGCTGGCGTCGACACCGCTTGGCGAACGGCTCGAGGCGGCGAGCGAGCGGTCCCAGTGTTCGGTCGAGACCGCCGGGCAGGTGCTCGGCGTCCTCGCGCGGGACGAGCCCCTCGAGACGGAGGCCATCGCCGAGCGCGTCGAGCGCTCGCCGGTCGCGGTCCAGGGACTGCTTTCGGAACTGCGCACGGAATCGGTGCTCGATCGCCGGGACGAACGCTCCTACCTGCTCGAGGACGACGTCAGGTCGACCCTGCTTTCGGTCGAGAACGACTGA
- a CDS encoding DEAD/DEAH box helicase: MTDERSSSADAGSDARDDPASTDSSDEPGADVESSGDETDASRLSLDRFHEACQQVGRPVLTADAVARSLERSQEAVSEDLEALAEAGSVQRLSVSNDPVVWYPSELEDLTEEERVVVFPKRREIVVDRPTQFTRAQLSQFAHLADGNGEEGYRYVVRPEDVWQAPHDEFEALARTMRQALGQRSEELEEWVRSQWERARQFRLYTHEDGYTVLEAQTPEVMGNVARQKLDEEHVHAPISDTEDWVREGAEAAIKRILYEAGYPVQDHRDLDAGDALEVDLEVSLRDYQRTWVDRFAEAGEGVFVGPPGSGKTVAAMGAMAEVGGETLVLVPSRDLARQWADAVVEYTSLGPHQVGQYHGGQKNVRPVTIATYQIAGMDRHRSLFDDREWGLVIFDECQHVPSDVYRRSTHLQSQHRLGLSASPIREDDRQTEIFTLVGPPIGTDWQALFDAGFVAEPELEIRYVPWGDDEQRNAYASAEGQEKYRIAARNRGKVDEVRFLLRDHHDAKALVFVDYLAQGRELAEALDAPFLSGETPHHERRRLLDEFRRNERDLLIVSRVGDEGIDLPTADLAIVASGLGGSRRQGTQRAGRTMRPAGGALVYVLATRGSREEEFARRQLQHLGRKGMTVRERTVDREPDGEEADSSEAT; this comes from the coding sequence GTGACCGACGAACGATCCTCGTCCGCCGACGCCGGTAGCGACGCCCGGGACGACCCCGCCAGCACCGACTCGTCCGACGAACCCGGCGCAGACGTCGAATCGTCCGGAGACGAGACCGACGCCTCGCGGCTCTCGCTCGACCGCTTCCACGAGGCCTGTCAACAGGTGGGACGACCAGTCCTGACCGCCGACGCCGTCGCCCGCAGCCTCGAGCGGTCCCAGGAAGCGGTCAGCGAAGACCTCGAGGCCCTCGCCGAGGCGGGTTCGGTCCAGCGGCTCTCCGTCTCGAACGACCCCGTCGTCTGGTACCCCTCGGAACTCGAGGATCTGACCGAGGAGGAACGGGTCGTCGTCTTCCCCAAGCGCCGCGAGATCGTCGTCGACAGGCCGACGCAGTTCACGCGTGCACAACTGTCCCAGTTCGCCCACCTCGCCGACGGGAACGGCGAGGAGGGCTACCGCTACGTCGTGCGGCCGGAGGACGTCTGGCAGGCACCCCACGACGAGTTCGAGGCCCTCGCCCGGACGATGCGCCAGGCGCTCGGCCAGCGCTCGGAGGAACTCGAGGAGTGGGTCCGCAGCCAGTGGGAGCGGGCCCGCCAGTTCCGGCTGTACACCCACGAGGACGGCTACACCGTGCTCGAGGCCCAGACCCCAGAGGTCATGGGCAACGTCGCCCGCCAGAAGTTAGACGAGGAACACGTCCACGCGCCCATCTCGGACACGGAAGACTGGGTTCGGGAGGGGGCCGAAGCAGCGATCAAACGGATCCTCTACGAGGCGGGCTATCCCGTTCAGGACCACCGCGACCTGGACGCCGGCGACGCGCTCGAGGTGGACCTCGAGGTCTCGCTGCGTGACTACCAGCGGACCTGGGTCGACCGGTTCGCCGAGGCCGGCGAGGGCGTCTTCGTCGGACCGCCGGGCAGCGGCAAGACCGTCGCCGCGATGGGCGCGATGGCCGAGGTCGGCGGCGAGACGCTCGTCCTGGTACCGAGTCGGGACCTCGCGCGCCAGTGGGCCGACGCCGTCGTCGAGTACACCAGCCTCGGCCCCCACCAGGTTGGCCAGTACCACGGCGGACAGAAGAACGTCCGCCCGGTGACGATCGCGACCTATCAGATCGCCGGGATGGACCGGCACCGCTCGCTGTTCGACGACCGCGAGTGGGGGCTCGTGATCTTCGACGAGTGCCAGCACGTCCCCTCGGACGTCTACCGGCGCAGCACCCACCTCCAGTCCCAGCACCGTCTCGGGTTGAGCGCGAGTCCGATCCGCGAGGACGACCGCCAGACAGAGATCTTCACGCTGGTCGGCCCGCCGATCGGTACCGACTGGCAGGCGCTGTTCGATGCCGGCTTCGTCGCGGAACCCGAACTCGAGATCCGGTACGTGCCGTGGGGCGACGACGAGCAGCGAAACGCCTACGCCTCGGCGGAGGGCCAGGAGAAGTACCGCATCGCGGCCCGTAACCGCGGGAAGGTAGACGAGGTGCGGTTCCTGCTACGGGACCACCACGACGCGAAGGCGCTGGTGTTCGTCGACTACTTAGCGCAGGGTCGCGAACTCGCCGAGGCCCTCGACGCTCCCTTCCTCAGCGGCGAAACCCCGCACCACGAGCGCCGGCGGTTGCTCGACGAGTTCCGTCGGAACGAGCGCGACCTGCTGATCGTTTCCCGGGTCGGCGACGAGGGGATCGATCTCCCGACCGCGGACCTGGCGATCGTCGCCTCGGGGCTTGGGGGGTCGCGGCGACAGGGTACCCAGCGGGCGGGCCGGACGATGCGTCCCGCGGGCGGCGCGCTCGTCTACGTGCTCGCGACCCGCGGCAGCCGCGAGGAGGAGTTCGCGCGACGGCAGTTACAGCACCTGGGTCGGAAGGGGATGACGGTCCGCGAGCGGACCGTGGATCGAGAACCGGACGGGGAGGAGGCCGACTCGAGCGAAGCGACCTGA